AGATCAAAGTACAGATCATCTTTGTTGATGTACGTCAACAAACGATGGATATGAATGGACAAGAAATTTTGACCAAAGACAAAGTGCAGTTGCGTATCAACTTTAACATCGTGTACCAAGTACGTGATTTGTTACTAGCGTATGTAGAAAATAAAGAAGTAGAAAAACAAATGTACAATGCGATTCAATTGATCTTAAGAGAAAAGGTTGGACGTATGTCTTTTGATGAGTTGATGGAAAACAAAGAAAATGTTTCTCAAGCAATATTGGAAGGGGTACAGGAAGAAGTTGCTGCTTTGGGAATTACCCTAAAAACCTGCGGAATCAAAGATATTATCCTACCAGGAGATATTCGAGAAATCATGAATCAGGTTTTAATTGCCGAGAAAAAAGCACAAGCGAACATGATTACCAGAAGAGAAGAAACAGCAGCTACCCGTAGCTTGTTGAATACAGCTAAATTGATGGAAGAAAATGATATGTTGATGCGATTGAAAGAAATGGAATACATCGAGAAAATTGCAGAAAAGGTTGGTGAAATTAGCTTGTCTGGTGGCGGTAATGTGTTGAAGCAATTGAAAGAAATGTTTGGAAGGTAGTTGATGGTTAGGAGTTAAGGGTTAAGGGGTAAGGGGTAAGGGGTAACATAACCCATACCTCATAACCCATAACCATAACATAATCAATCACCACTCCTAACAAAAAATAATAAAAATCAAGGTCAAGTGGGTTTTACTTCTTACACTTTTTGGATAGTCTTTAAACCCACGATTACCTGATTTAAAAACGAATAAGGTTTAACTTTTCCTATGAATAAAGATAAAAAACTAATTGAGGTCAAACGTGTTTTACTTCCTAGAACCATTTAAACATTAGAAAGACGTGATTACCTAATTAAAATTTAAAAAAAATGAAAGCGAATAAGATACAAGTAGCGATTAGAAATCAAGCAATTTATGTTGATAAAACACAACAAACACAAAGTTATAATCCACAAGTATTTGAATTAGTGGAAAATATTAGAAAGTTGGGTTTTGGATTAAGTGAAGAATTATTAGCGGTTTTAAAAACAGTAGAATCTTCTTATTATCAAGTGATTTATCAAACGCTACAAAAGATATTAGGCACTAAACATAATTGGACTCCTCTAATCAAAGATTGGATAGAACCAACGAATAGAGTTAAACGAAATGCATACTTAACTTTTATAATGAGTTGGTTTGCGACTAAAAAAGATGGAGTTGTTTTAGCTTGTGGACATAGTATTCCTAAGCATACATTTCCATTAGAACGTTACAATGGGTGTCCGTTGTGTGGGATTCCTTTCGAATTTGAACAATTAGCATTACAAGGAGCTGGGAGTAAAATAAAAGTATTGAATTTATGGCAAGAAGAAGAGATAGAAGCTTACTTTACAAGTTTACTACAAGCCAAAACGGCTTTAGATGTCACACAAATTGATTCGCTGCAATTGTTGTTAGATACTTGTGAATTACCCACTGGGACTATTGCCATGAGAGAGACAAAAATGATTGTTATTGATCATTTAATTACAAGAGAAGAGGTGGATCATGCAGGACGATTTTTTCAATCCCCAACAGATATTCTACGTTACTTGTG
The window above is part of the Myroides odoratus DSM 2801 genome. Proteins encoded here:
- a CDS encoding slipin family protein, which translates into the protein MKKLQVKTNHVALVFNQGELQKVYTAGQYWLWGNKEVVEYNKAELFPMRRDMDALLKNEELLAMLEVIDVLDNEIVLVYKNQVFHTALSAGRYIYWKEAQMYAFERFTTTGLEVPAAISRTIRGKGNLPNFLRMYTVGANEKGLLFIDEQFQGILDAGDYCFWRNEIKVQIIFVDVRQQTMDMNGQEILTKDKVQLRINFNIVYQVRDLLLAYVENKEVEKQMYNAIQLILREKVGRMSFDELMENKENVSQAILEGVQEEVAALGITLKTCGIKDIILPGDIREIMNQVLIAEKKAQANMITRREETAATRSLLNTAKLMEENDMLMRLKEMEYIEKIAEKVGEISLSGGGNVLKQLKEMFGR